Proteins found in one Colletes latitarsis isolate SP2378_abdomen chromosome 8, iyColLati1, whole genome shotgun sequence genomic segment:
- the LOC143345183 gene encoding uncharacterized protein LOC143345183 isoform X2 produces the protein MRKIKQSASSATKLDMLQARVRKLTDHSASRDKVAYLTNLIATKRETSEWIVDSGTSTHMTNSVKNMTSVCKKESKIEVAKADAYMKAEAVGKLEFQECILKDVMVDPDLSSNLLSVSEINKNGGEVTFKGEEVIVRNNNLEALKGYKSPDGLYKVLFKRR, from the exons ATGAGGAAAATAAAACAAAGTGCTTCAAGTGCAACAAAGCTGGACATGTTACAAGCTCGTGTAAGAAAATT AACAGATCATTCAGCCTCCAGGGATAAAGTGGCATATTTGACAAATTTGATCGCAACTAAAAGGGAAACCAGTGAATGGATTGTTGACTCTGGAACATCAACTCATATGACCAACAGTGTCAAAAATATGACTAGCGTATGTAAGAAAGAGTCGAAAATAGAAGTGGCAAaggctgatgcttacatgaaggcTGAAGCAGTTGGAAAATTGGAATTTCAAGAATGTATATTGAAAGATGTAATGGTGGATCCGGATCTGTCTTCAAATCTGCTGTCAGTCAGTGAAATTAACAAGAATGGAGGAGAGGTGACATTTAAAGgagaagaagtaatagtaagGAACAACAATCTGGAAGCTCTAAAGGGGTATAAATCACCTGATGGTCTGTATAAAGTGTTATTTAAAAGAAGATAA
- the LOC143345183 gene encoding uncharacterized protein LOC143345183 isoform X1 produces MRKIKQSASSATKLDMLQARVRKLKKYAKRTDHSASRDKVAYLTNLIATKRETSEWIVDSGTSTHMTNSVKNMTSVCKKESKIEVAKADAYMKAEAVGKLEFQECILKDVMVDPDLSSNLLSVSEINKNGGEVTFKGEEVIVRNNNLEALKGYKSPDGLYKVLFKRR; encoded by the exons ATGAGGAAAATAAAACAAAGTGCTTCAAGTGCAACAAAGCTGGACATGTTACAAGCTCGTGTAAGAAAATT AAAGAAATATGCCAAAAGAACAGATCATTCAGCCTCCAGGGATAAAGTGGCATATTTGACAAATTTGATCGCAACTAAAAGGGAAACCAGTGAATGGATTGTTGACTCTGGAACATCAACTCATATGACCAACAGTGTCAAAAATATGACTAGCGTATGTAAGAAAGAGTCGAAAATAGAAGTGGCAAaggctgatgcttacatgaaggcTGAAGCAGTTGGAAAATTGGAATTTCAAGAATGTATATTGAAAGATGTAATGGTGGATCCGGATCTGTCTTCAAATCTGCTGTCAGTCAGTGAAATTAACAAGAATGGAGGAGAGGTGACATTTAAAGgagaagaagtaatagtaagGAACAACAATCTGGAAGCTCTAAAGGGGTATAAATCACCTGATGGTCTGTATAAAGTGTTATTTAAAAGAAGATAA